A single region of the Manihot esculenta cultivar AM560-2 chromosome 12, M.esculenta_v8, whole genome shotgun sequence genome encodes:
- the LOC110628025 gene encoding G-type lectin S-receptor-like serine/threonine-protein kinase LECRK1, with protein sequence MHTAHNLFMASIFLLLFQFLSLFFTASAQPRYSNISLGSSLTPTTNSSWLSPSGVFAFGFYPQANDYRIGVFLAGIQNKTVVWTANRDDQPVSSNATLLFTDNSGLLLRAQGRNTSLIVPSESASSASLSDLGNFVLYNSDGDIIWQSFDHPTDTLLPTQRLQTNASLYSAVSQTDHSNGIFRLEMQEDGNLVLYAVTTITVTKQDSYWASDTYWGGNNVTLNLDEDGHLYLLNYTGFNIILNLTDGGFPTKEPIYILRLDFDGILRLYSYNLTQNGTWNVLWRSTDDRCAPKGMCGLNSYCVLNDHEPDCKCLPGFEHVAQNNWTAGCERNIFAETCRGDNGDIRIEEVANTVWEDNPYSNLSISMKEDCEQACLQDCDCDVAFYRNGQCKKQRLPLRYGKRNMDDSNSALVKVGKSKSISNPTDRVDPIKKKINQLGRGFLIAGVSIVALGIVMLAISGILFYRSRAQAYNANENILLCEEFALRSFTFAELEKVTDGFKEEIGRGSFGTVYKGLISTTQKAVAVKRLEGIVSQGEKEFQTEVKVIGKTHHKNLVRLLGYGNEGPNRLLVYEYMSNGSLADVLSTAEKRPCFAERLEIARNIARGILYLHEECETQIMHCDIKPENILMDENTSPKISDFGLAKLLKPNQTKTFTGIRGTRGYVALEWHRNLPVTVKADVYSFGVVLLEIICCRRHVDHDLPEMESILVDWVYNCFEGGEIEKLVSDDEEVDMKQMDRMIKVGLWCTLDEPSIRPSMKKVVLMLEGTVDIPMPPSPTSFLSCI encoded by the coding sequence ATGCACACAGCTCACAACCTTTTCATGGCTTCCATCTTTCTGCTTCTATTTCAGtttctctctttatttttcaCAGCTTCAGCTCAACCGAGATACTCCAATATAAGCTTAGGATCTTCCCTCACACCCACCACCAACTCCTCCTGGTTGTCACCTTCCGGTGTTTTTGCCTTTGGATTCTACCCACAAGCCAATGACTATCGTATTGGTGTTTTTCTTGCCGGAATTCAGAACAAGACGGTTGTCTGGACTGCCAACCGGGATGATCAACCGGTATCCAGCAACGCTACCTTGCTCTTCACCGATAATTCTGGTCTTCTCTTGCGAGCGCAAGGTCGAAACACTTCACTTATCGTTCCTTCAGAATCAGCTTCTTCAGCTTCTTTGTCTGATTTGGGCAATTTTGTACTCTATAATTCTGATGGAGATATAATATGGCAGAGTTTTGATCACCCAACCGATACCCTTTTGCCAACTCAACGTCTACAAACAAATGCAAGTCTGTATTCCGCTGTTTCCCAAACAGATCACTCAAATGGAATTTTCCGTCTTGAGATGCAAGAGGATGGAAACCTTGTCCTTTATGCAGTGACAACAATTACTGTGACTAAGCAAGATAGCTATTGGGCATCGGATACATATTGGGGAGGGAATAATGTGACACTAAATCTTGATGAAGATGGCCATCTCTACTTGCTCAATTACACCGGTTTCAACATAATTTTGAATCTTACAGATGGAGGGTTTCCCACAAAGGAACCGATTTATATTTTGAGATTGGATTTTGATGGGATACTCAGATTGTATTCCTACAATCTGACACAGAATGGAACTTGGAATGTTTTGTGGCGTTCCACAGATGATAGGTGCGCTCCCAAGGGAATGTGTGGTCTGAATAGCTACTGTGTCTTAAATGATCATGAACCTGATTGTAAATGTCTTCCAGGATTTGAACATGTTGCTCAGAATAATTGGACTGCTGGATGTGAGAGGAATATCTTTGCTGAAACTTGCAGAGGAGATAATGGAGACATCAGAATTGAAGAAGTTGCCAATACTGTATGGGAAGATAACCCATATTCGAATCTCTCAATATCTATGAAAGAAGATTGTGAGCAAGCCTGCTTGCAGGATTGTGACTGTGATGTTGCATTTTACAGAAATGGGCAGTGCAAAAAGCAGAGACTGCCTTTGAGATATGGGAAAAGAAATATGGATGACTCAAATTCAGCTTTGGTCAAGGTGGGCAAATCTAAATCTATATCCAACCCTACAGATAGAGTTGATCCGATAAAGAAAAAGATTAATCAGCTTGGAAGGGGCTTCTTAATTGCCGGTGTTTCAATTGTTGCTCTTGGAATTGTCATGTTGGCAATTTCTGGCATTCTGTTTTATAGATCTCGTGCACAGGCATACAATGCAAATGAGAATATTTTATTATGCGAGGAATTCGCCCTCCGATCTTTCACCTTTGCAGAACTAGAGAAAGTAACAGATGGTTTCAAGGAAGAAATTGGCAGAGGTTCGTTTGGGACAGTTTACAAAGGTCTAATATCGACTACTCAGAAAGCTGTAGCTGTGAAGAGATTAGAAGGAATTGTATCTCAAGGGGAAAAAGAATTTCAAACTGAAGTGAAGGTTATCGGGAAAACACATCACAAGAATCTAGTACGCCTGCTCGGTTATGGCAATGAAGGACCTAACAGGCTCTTGGTATATGAGTACATGAGCAATGGCTCTCTTGCTGATGTACTCTCCACCGCTGAAAAAAGACCTTGTTTTGCAGAAAGACTGGAGATCGCCCGGAACATTGCGAGGGGTATCCTATATCTACACGAAGAGTGCGAGACACAAATCATGCACTGTGATATAAAACCAGAGAACATACTCATGGATGAGAACACATCTCCAAAAATTTCAGATTTCGGATTGGCAAAGCTGCTGAAGCCAAACCAAACGAAAACCTTCACAGGAATTAGAGGAACGAGAGGATATGTCGCACTCGAATGGCATCGCAATCTTCCTGTAACAGTTAAAGCTGACGTTTATAGTTTTGGAGTTGTGTTATTGGAGATCATATGTTGTAGAAGGCATGTGGATCATGATCTTCCAGAGATGGAATCCATTCTTGTGGATTGGGTTTACAATTGTTTTGAGGGTGGTGAAATAGAGAAATTGGTTAGTGATGATGAAGAGGTGGACATGAAACAAATGGATAGGATGATTAAAGTAGGGCTTTGGTGCACTCTGGATGAGCCATCTATTCGACCTTCCATGAAAAAGGTTGTTTTGATGTTGGAAGGGACAGTAGACATCCCAATGCCACCAAGTCCTACTTCTTTTCTTAGTTGCATTTAA
- the LOC110628621 gene encoding UPF0235 protein C15orf40 homolog — translation MAPAKKGKAKANSSDSNQSKTSAPNTGNNFPSCIRFVPPSSVAITIHAKPGAKSSSITDFSDEALGVQIDAPAKDGEANAALLDYISSVLGVKRRQLSIGAGSKSRDKVVIVEEVTLKGVFDALDKVSKGY, via the exons ATGGCACCGGCGAAGAAGGGGAAGGCCAAAGCCAACTCGTCCGATTCAAATCAATCAAAGACGTCGGCTCCAAATACTGGAAACAATTTTCCGTCGTGTATTCGGTTCGTGCCTCCATCCTCCGTCGCCATCACCATCCACGCTAAGCCCGGTGCCAAATCCTCCTCCATCACAG ATTTCAGTGATGAAGCGTTAGGGGTGCAAATAGACGCCCCTGCCAAGGACGGTGAAGCTAACGCCGCTCTCCTCGATTATATTAGTTCT gtactaggtgtgaaaagaagACAGTTATCTATAGGTGCTGGTTCTAAATCAAGAGACAAAGTGGTGATTGTAGAGGAGGTAACTTTGAAAGGTGTTTTTGATGCTTTAGATAAAGTGTCAAAGGGCTATTAA